Part of the Zhongshania aliphaticivorans genome, TTTAAGCGGCCGGTAGTTCCTGGAGATCAGCTGATTTTGAAGGCGCAGTATGTGTCAGATAAAAAGGGGCTGTGGAAGTTTGATTGTCAGGCACTTGTCGATGATAAATTAGCTTGTTCAGCAACAATTTTGTGCATCGATCGGCCACGTTAATAGTGATACAGAATATTCACCCAACAGCTGAAGTTGACCCGCGAGCGATCGTCGATCCTAGCGCGGTGATTGGTGCCGGCGTGAAAGTGGGGCCTTGGACTATAATAGGTGCGGGTGTTGAGGTTGGGGATGACTGTGATATTCGTTCGCATGTTGTCCTAAAAGGTCCAACAAAACTCGGTAAAAAAAATACCATTTATCAGTTTTCTACAGTTGGCGACGATACACCCGATTTAAAGTATCAAGGTGAGCCGACCGAACTCATTATTGGTGATGAAAATATCATTCGTGAAGGCGTAACGATTCATAGAGGAACCGTTCAAGACCTCGGGAAAACAGTAATTGGCAATAAAAATCTTCTCATGGCATACGTGCATGTTGGTCATGATTCAGTTATCGGTAATAACTGTATTTTGGTTAACAATGCGTCTTTAGCTGGCCATGTGATTGTGGGTGACTGGGTGATTTTGAGTGGGTTTACCTTGGTGCATCAGTTTTGTCATATTGGTGCTCATAGCTTTGCGGGTTTTGGCTGTGCTATCAGTAAAGATGTTCCTGCGTATATCACGGTGAGTGGTACACCCGCAGAAGCGAAAACGATCAATAGTGAAGGGCTAAAGCGAAGAGGTTTTAGTCCTGAATGCATTGCGGCTATTCGCCGTAGCTACAAAGTAATTTATCGCCAGAATAATACTGTGGAACAAGCATTGGCAGCGTTGGCGCCAATTATTAAAGATTTTCCAGAAGTACAATTGCTGGCAGACTCATTGAAACAATCTCAGCGCGGTATTGTGCGTTAATCTCGTGCCATTCGGCTGCGAAAAATGGCTATTCTATGACTGTTTTACGAATCGGTATTATCGCTGGAGAAGCATCTGGCGATATTTTGGGCGCTGATTTAATTCGCTCAATTAAGCAACAATATCCTGATGTTGTTTTTGAGGGAATTGGTGGGCCGTTGATGATTGAGCAGGGGTGTCGGAGCCTCTGTGATATGGATCGATTGTCGGTAATGGGGATTGTTGAGCCTCTCAAGCGTTTACCGGAGCTGCTTCGACTTAGACGGATGCTTAAGTCGCATTTTCTTAATTGGCAGCCAGCAATTGTTATTGGTATTGATTCTCCAGATTTTAATTTAAATATTGAGTTATTTCTTCGTCAGCGGGGCATTAAAACCTTACATTATGTGAGCCCTTCTGTTTGGGCTTGGCGGCAGGGGCGGGTGAAAAAAATCGCCAAAGCTGTTGATCATATGCTGACCTTATTTCCTTTTGAGGAGCATTTCTATCAGGAACATGGGGTACCCGTGACCTGTGTTGGTCATCCTTTGGCGGATCAAATTTCGCTAAGTGATCAGCGTATAGCGGCAAGAGAGAGCCTCGAAGTCGATGACGGTCACCCAGTGCTAGCCATTTTGCCTGGTAGTCGAGCAGGGGAAGTAACGCAGCTAATCGAACCCTTTTTGAATACTGCACAATGGTTGCGTCGTATTCAGCCGAATATTGAGTTTCTTATTCCTGCGGCAAATATGGCCCGTAAGCATCAAATTTTAACAGCCATAGCGACATTATCTCGCGATCTACCAGTCCGGGTTGTGCTAGGACAATCTCGTCAAGTAATGGCCGCGTCAGACGTTGTGTTAATGGCATCAGGTACTACCAGTTTAGAAGCGTTGCTACTGCAACGCCCAATGGTGGTTGCCTATCGATTTGGAAAATGGTCATACAAACTGTTTTCTCGATTGGTAAAAACGCCTTTTTTCTCGTTGCCTAATTTACTAGCGCAGCGCGCATTAGTTCCTGAATTACTGCAAGACGAAGTTTGTGCGGAGGTTATTGGACCGCTGTTACTGGAACAGTTGAATAATGCTAACCACCGTGATGCTTTAATCGCTGATTTTCAAACCATTCATAAGCAGTTAGCCCGTGGTGCTAGCGATCGCGCGGCTGATGTTGTGCTACGTTGCGCGGGAGTAACAAATGACGGAAATTAATGACTTATTTGCCGAGTTTGACGTTCCTGTATTGACGGCGGGTGTTGATGAAGTTGGTCGAGGTCCGCTTTGTGGGGATGTTGTGACAGCGGCGGTTATTCTGGATCCAGATCAGCCAATTCTGGGGTTGAATGACTCAAAAAAGTTAACCGAGAAACGACGTGAGGCGCTGTATTCAGAGATTGAAAATAAAGCGTTAAGCTTTTGTATTGCTCGCGCATCCGTGGCTGAGATTGATGAATTAAATATTTTACAAGCTAGCTTGTTGGCCATGCATAGGGCGGTTGCTGGTTTGGCGATACAGCCAGAATATGTATTAGTTGATGGCAATCGTGTACCGAATTGGCCCTATAAGGCTGAGGCCGTTGTAAAAGGTGATAGCCGAGTTCCTGCTATTGCTGCTGCATCTATTCTCGCAAAGGTGACGCGTGATCGTGAGATGGCCGAAATGGATAAAATATACCCCGGCTATGGTATGGCTGGTCATAAAGGCTATCCAACCAAAGTGCATTTGGAAGCTCTGAAGTCACTGGGTGTCACACCGATTCACCGCCGTAGCTATGCACCTGTTCGCGCGGTTCTTGAGGCGGGTCAGTAATGATATCCGATCAATTTGTTCATCTGCGGGTGCATTCAGAATATTCATTAGTTGATGGCTTGGTTCGAGTTAAAGAACTGGCAAAACGTGTAGCTAGTTTGAATATGCCTGCCGTGGCTTTAACAGATCTCAATAATTTTTACGCCTTGATTAAATTTCAAAAAGCGGCGATTGCTGCGGGTGTAAAGCCAATCTTTGGCAGTGATTTGTTGGTTCGAGATGATGAGGACCCCGATCAGACAAGCATTCTTTGTTTACTTGCACAGAACCAAACTGGCTATCGTAACTTGACTGAATTAATGTCAAGGGCTTATTTGGAAGGTCAGTATCAAGGTCGCGCCTATGTTAATCGAAGTTGGATAGAGCAAGCCAGTGAGGGGCTTATTGCCCTTTCTGGTGGTCGTGAGGGTGATGTAGGTCAACTTCTTTTGGCCGGGAAAAATGATGCAGCTGCAGCGAGCCTGGATCGTTGGCTTAAGGCTTTTCCTGATCGCTATTACTTAGAGTTGCAGCGAACTGGACGACAGAACGAAGATGATTACTTGCACTCGGCCATTATCTTGGCTGAGGAGGCCAACTGTCCCGTGGTCGCGACTAATGATGTGAGGTTTTTAGATTCTAGCGAATTTGATGCTCACGAAGCGCGCGTTTGTATCCGCGAAGGTCGTGTGCTCGATGACCCGCGACGGCCGCGAAATTATAGTGATCAGCAGTGTTTGCGCAGCGCGGAAGACATGCAGTTACTGTTTTCTGACATACCGGAGGCATTGCAAAATACTGTTGAGATTGCCAAGCGTTGTAATTTAACCATTCAACTAGGTACTTATTATTTACCGGAATACCCAATTCCAGAAGGGCTAACGCAAGAAGATTTTTTTAGAAAGCTTTGCCACAAAGGCTTGGATGAGCGTTTAGAGTTTCTTTTTGATAGTGGTGCGCCTGAGTTTACGGCTTATCAAAAAGAGTATCAAGATAGGTTGGACTTTGAGCTAAACGTTATTCTTCAAATGGGTTTTCCCGGCTATTTCTTGATCGTTATGGATTTTATTCAATGGGCCAAGGATCATGATATTCCCGTCGGCCCCGGGCGGGGTTCTGGTGCTGGGTCTTTGGTGGCCTATGCCTTAAAAATTACTGATCTTGACCCTATACAATACGATTTACTTTTCGAGCGATTTTTGAATCCTGAGCGGGTATCTATGCCGGATTTTGATGTCGACTTTTGTATGGATGGGCGTGATCGGGTTATTAATTATGTTGCTGATAACTATGGTCGAGATGCGGTAAGTCAAATAATCACCTTTGGCACCATGGCGGCGAAGGCGGTTGTACGGGATGTAGCTCGGGTGCAAGGCAAGGCATATGGCCTTGCTGATAAGCTGTCGAAAATGATTCCCTTTGAAGTTGGTATGACCCTGTCTAAAGCACATGAACAAGAAGAGGTGCTGAGGGAGTTTCTAAGCAATGATGAGTCTGCGCATGAAATTTGGGAGATGGCGGTACAGCTAGAGGGTGTTGTTCGCGGTGTTGGTAAGCATGCCGGTGGTGTGGTTATTGCCCCTTCGAAACTTACAGACTTTTCTCCGCTGTATTGTGATGATACTGGGGGAGGCTTAGTTACTCAATTCGATAAAAATGATGTTGAAGATGCTGGGCTAGTTAAGTTTGACTTCTTAGGGCTTCGAACCTTAACAATTATCGATTGGGCATTAAGAATTATTAATGCGCAGCGGGCTAAGTTAGGCGAAGATCCCTTGGATATCATGGCTATTCCTCTGCAGGATAGGCCAACCTTCGATTTGCTAAAAAGGGCAGAAACGACGGCGGTATTTCAACTTGAATCCCGGGGTATGAAGGATTTAATTAAGCGCCTGCTGCCAGACTGCTTTGAAGATATTATTGCATTGGTGGCCCTGTTTCGTCCCGGCCCGCTGCAATCGGGAATGGTTGATGACTTTATCAATCGTAAACATGGCAGGGCAGAGCTAGCTTACCCTCACCCTCAATACCAGCACGATTGCCTTAAGCCTGTATTAGGACCAACTTACGGTATTATTTTGTACCAAGAACAGGTTATGCAGATCGCTCAAGAAATGGGTGGCTATACCCTTGGCGGCGCAGATTTATTGCGTCGGGCAATGGGTAAGAAAAAACCTGAAGAGATGGAAAAGCAGCGGGTACTATTTCAGGCTGGTGCAGTAGAAAAAGGCTTTGCCGAAGATCTAGCTTCCAATATCTTTGATTTGATGGAAAAGTTTGCCGGCTATGGTTTTAATAAATCCCACTCAGCAGCATATGCCTTGGTGTCCTACCAAACAGCTTGGTTAAAAACACATTATCCAGCGCCATTTATGGCGGCGGTAATGAGCTCGGAATTGGACAATACTGACAAAATCGTCATCTTCATTGAAGAATGCCGTGAGATGGCCTTGGATTATAAATTGCCTTCGGTAAACGAAGGTGAGTATATGTTTACGGTCAATGATCGAGGTCAGATTGTTT contains:
- the lpxA gene encoding acyl-ACP--UDP-N-acetylglucosamine O-acyltransferase, with the protein product MIQNIHPTAEVDPRAIVDPSAVIGAGVKVGPWTIIGAGVEVGDDCDIRSHVVLKGPTKLGKKNTIYQFSTVGDDTPDLKYQGEPTELIIGDENIIREGVTIHRGTVQDLGKTVIGNKNLLMAYVHVGHDSVIGNNCILVNNASLAGHVIVGDWVILSGFTLVHQFCHIGAHSFAGFGCAISKDVPAYITVSGTPAEAKTINSEGLKRRGFSPECIAAIRRSYKVIYRQNNTVEQALAALAPIIKDFPEVQLLADSLKQSQRGIVR
- the lpxB gene encoding lipid-A-disaccharide synthase, whose product is MTVLRIGIIAGEASGDILGADLIRSIKQQYPDVVFEGIGGPLMIEQGCRSLCDMDRLSVMGIVEPLKRLPELLRLRRMLKSHFLNWQPAIVIGIDSPDFNLNIELFLRQRGIKTLHYVSPSVWAWRQGRVKKIAKAVDHMLTLFPFEEHFYQEHGVPVTCVGHPLADQISLSDQRIAARESLEVDDGHPVLAILPGSRAGEVTQLIEPFLNTAQWLRRIQPNIEFLIPAANMARKHQILTAIATLSRDLPVRVVLGQSRQVMAASDVVLMASGTTSLEALLLQRPMVVAYRFGKWSYKLFSRLVKTPFFSLPNLLAQRALVPELLQDEVCAEVIGPLLLEQLNNANHRDALIADFQTIHKQLARGASDRAADVVLRCAGVTNDGN
- the rnhB gene encoding ribonuclease HII, which gives rise to MTEINDLFAEFDVPVLTAGVDEVGRGPLCGDVVTAAVILDPDQPILGLNDSKKLTEKRREALYSEIENKALSFCIARASVAEIDELNILQASLLAMHRAVAGLAIQPEYVLVDGNRVPNWPYKAEAVVKGDSRVPAIAAASILAKVTRDREMAEMDKIYPGYGMAGHKGYPTKVHLEALKSLGVTPIHRRSYAPVRAVLEAGQ
- the dnaE gene encoding DNA polymerase III subunit alpha; translation: MISDQFVHLRVHSEYSLVDGLVRVKELAKRVASLNMPAVALTDLNNFYALIKFQKAAIAAGVKPIFGSDLLVRDDEDPDQTSILCLLAQNQTGYRNLTELMSRAYLEGQYQGRAYVNRSWIEQASEGLIALSGGREGDVGQLLLAGKNDAAAASLDRWLKAFPDRYYLELQRTGRQNEDDYLHSAIILAEEANCPVVATNDVRFLDSSEFDAHEARVCIREGRVLDDPRRPRNYSDQQCLRSAEDMQLLFSDIPEALQNTVEIAKRCNLTIQLGTYYLPEYPIPEGLTQEDFFRKLCHKGLDERLEFLFDSGAPEFTAYQKEYQDRLDFELNVILQMGFPGYFLIVMDFIQWAKDHDIPVGPGRGSGAGSLVAYALKITDLDPIQYDLLFERFLNPERVSMPDFDVDFCMDGRDRVINYVADNYGRDAVSQIITFGTMAAKAVVRDVARVQGKAYGLADKLSKMIPFEVGMTLSKAHEQEEVLREFLSNDESAHEIWEMAVQLEGVVRGVGKHAGGVVIAPSKLTDFSPLYCDDTGGGLVTQFDKNDVEDAGLVKFDFLGLRTLTIIDWALRIINAQRAKLGEDPLDIMAIPLQDRPTFDLLKRAETTAVFQLESRGMKDLIKRLLPDCFEDIIALVALFRPGPLQSGMVDDFINRKHGRAELAYPHPQYQHDCLKPVLGPTYGIILYQEQVMQIAQEMGGYTLGGADLLRRAMGKKKPEEMEKQRVLFQAGAVEKGFAEDLASNIFDLMEKFAGYGFNKSHSAAYALVSYQTAWLKTHYPAPFMAAVMSSELDNTDKIVIFIEECREMALDYKLPSVNEGEYMFTVNDRGQIVYGLGAIKGLGEGPVENIIAARNEGGPFINLFEFCERTDPRKVNKRAIEALIRSGAFDDWGEDRAILMAAMPEAVQAAEQSAKNTESGMSDLFGETLAVVSRDVYAPFKNVRLWTSKERLHGEKETLGLYVTGHPIDEYEAELRRFVPKKIVDLNPEKYPQTIAGLIMSMRTMKTKRGDTMAFVLLDDRSARIEVALFSDAYDECRDKLVKDAVIVVEGTCSNDEYSGGKKMRVKAVRSIAEAREQSAKELQISVTTSTLENEGVERLKGALSVAKGGRCPVVIDYKREEGKGRIHLGEDWRILPNDELLLRLRDECGANNVVINYD